The following nucleotide sequence is from Pseudomonas putida S13.1.2.
CGCAGCGGCATCGGCGTGGTGCCGGCGTGTGCCGCCATGCCTTCGACTGTCACGTCCAGCCAGCGGATGGCCTGGCCACCACTGACCACGCCAATGGCCTTGGCGTTGTCTTCAAGGATCGGACCTTGCTCGATATGCGCCTCGAAATAGGCATCCACCTCACCACCCAGCGGGCGCTGCCCGGCGTACCCGGTGCGGTGCAGTTCATCGGCGACGCTGACGCCATCCGCATCGCGGATGGCCAGCGCCTCGGCCAGCGCGAGGCTGCCGGTGAACACCGCCGAGCCGAACATGGCCGGGGTGAAGCGCGCGCCCTCCTCGTTGGTCCATACGGCAATTTCCAGTGGCTTGCGGGTCTGGATGTCCAGGTCGTTCAGGCGGCGCACCACCTCCAGGCCGGCCAGCACGCCATAGACACCATCGAAACGGCCACCTTCGGGCTGGGTGTCGAGGTGGCTGCCCATCATGACCGGGGCGGCATGCGGGTCACTGCCGGCACGGCGGGCGAACAGGTTGCCGATGGCATCTACCGACAGGCTGAGGCCCGCTTCGCGGCACCAGTGGCTGAACAGTTCACGGCCGGCTTTGTCCTCGTCGCTGAGGGCCAGGCGGCAGCTGCCGCCGCGGGCGGTGGCGCCGACTTCGGCCATGGCCATCAGGCTCGCCCACAGGCGTTCGCCATTGCTTTTCAACATATGCGGGTACTCCAGGATAATTGGGGTTCGATCAGGCCAGTTCCAGGCGCTGGCTACGGGCGTATTGGCGGGCCAAGGCGAGCACGCAAACCAGCGAAATAGTGGCGATCAGGGTGTAGAAGGCTGCCATCGGCCACCATTGGCCGCTGAAGGTATGGGCCAGCCAGGTGCCAATCAGCGGCGTCAGGCCGCCGGCGATGGCGCCGCAGATCTGATAGGCCAGGGAAATGGCGGTGTAGCGCACGCGGGTTTCGAACATGCCGCTGACATAGCCGGCAATAACCGCGTAGAAGGAGGCCATGCAGGCGGCGGCCAGGGCGATGCCAAGCACGATCAACGGGCCCTGGCCCGAGCTGACCAGCACGAACATCGGGTAGGGCGAGGCCATCGCCAGCAGCGCGACCAGCGCCAGGAAGCGCGTCGCGCCAACCTTTTCCGACAGCCACGCCGCCAGCGGCTGCACACAGAGCTGGATGATCGCCACAAAAAACAGGCATTCAAGGATCAAGGAGCGCTCCAGGTGCAACTGCTGGGTGGTGTAGCTGATCATGAAAGTGTTGGTGAAATAGACCCCGGCGATGCCCAGGGTGTTGGCGCCGATGCACAGCAACAGCGGGCGCCAGGCGGTGCGCAGCACTTCAAACACTGGCGCCTGCTCCTTGCGCCGGGCCTTTTGCGCCTGCTCGCGGCTGGCGATGAACTCGGGCGACTCATTTACCCCCAGACGAATCGCCAGGCCCACCAGCAGCAGCAACGCGCTGGCCAGGAACGGCACGCGCCAGCCCCAGCTCATCAGCTCGTCTTCAGGCAGGCGGGTAACCGCGCCAAAGGCCAGCAGCGACAGAATCAGGCCAGCCGGGCTGCCCAGCTGGGCGAACGAGGCGAAGAAGTTACGCCGGCCCTTGGGCGCATGCTCACCCGCCATCAATACCGCCCCGCCCCACTCGCCGCCCACGGCAATGCCCTGAACGATGCGCAGCAGGATCAACAGCACCGGCGCGGTGGCGCCGATCTGCGCGTAAGTCGGCAGCAGGCCGATGCACACGGTAACGATGCCCATCATCAACAGGGTGATGACCAGCGATTTCTTGCGGCCGATGCGGTCG
It contains:
- a CDS encoding MFS transporter, with protein sequence MKPTASAQPRRAAAAAFIGTMIEWYDFYIYATAAALVFGALFFPSDDSLFSTMAAFGTFAVGFFARPLGGIVFGHVGDRIGRKKSLVITLLMMGIVTVCIGLLPTYAQIGATAPVLLILLRIVQGIAVGGEWGGAVLMAGEHAPKGRRNFFASFAQLGSPAGLILSLLAFGAVTRLPEDELMSWGWRVPFLASALLLLVGLAIRLGVNESPEFIASREQAQKARRKEQAPVFEVLRTAWRPLLLCIGANTLGIAGVYFTNTFMISYTTQQLHLERSLILECLFFVAIIQLCVQPLAAWLSEKVGATRFLALVALLAMASPYPMFVLVSSGQGPLIVLGIALAAACMASFYAVIAGYVSGMFETRVRYTAISLAYQICGAIAGGLTPLIGTWLAHTFSGQWWPMAAFYTLIATISLVCVLALARQYARSQRLELA
- a CDS encoding Zn-dependent hydrolase is translated as MLKSNGERLWASLMAMAEVGATARGGSCRLALSDEDKAGRELFSHWCREAGLSLSVDAIGNLFARRAGSDPHAAPVMMGSHLDTQPEGGRFDGVYGVLAGLEVVRRLNDLDIQTRKPLEIAVWTNEEGARFTPAMFGSAVFTGSLALAEALAIRDADGVSVADELHRTGYAGQRPLGGEVDAYFEAHIEQGPILEDNAKAIGVVSGGQAIRWLDVTVEGMAAHAGTTPMPLRKDALYGTARMIQAVEQLAADFAPQGLTTVGELSIAKSSRNTIPGLLQFTVDLRHHRDEAIEAMERELTLKLQAIASQRGLQVRIERHWGSPATPFDADCVEAVQQAVDGLGYAQQSIVSGAGHDAILLARYCPTAMVFIPCVGGLSHNEAEDVLPDDARQGADVLLNAVLARAGRVEQGQV